Sequence from the Piscinibacter sp. HJYY11 genome:
CGCCTGGCGCCTGGTGAAGTTCGTCGACAACGGCATGCTGACCCTGACCAAGTGCTCCAAGTGCGGCGGCCACTTCGTGACCCACCCGCACGAGATCCCCAAGCATTACGTGTGCGGCCTGTGCAACCCTCCGGCGCGTGCCGGCAAGGGCAAGGCATCGGGCGGCATCCAGATGCACTGAATTCCTTCCCCGCTCAAGTTTCCCTGGCACCGACCGATAAACCAGGCGTACTTCAGCAACCAGTTTTTGCTTTGTCTCCTCCTGGCACCTAGAAAGTGCTTTCCGACGGACCTCTCGAGGTCCGTTTTTTTTGGGTGGACGACTCGCGCACCGTTTGACCCCCAAATGCCGGCCTGTTGCCGCGATCAAACGCCACTTGTGTTGCGCACACTCACTCAAGACCCGCTCTGTGCAGGCCGATAAAGGCCTGAGTCCGCCAGCCAACGATGAGCCAGCGGACACGGCGAACCACTCAACCGACCATGATTGTTCTCATCGGCTACGGCGTCGCCCTGGGGTGCATCTTCGGGGCCTACATCATTCACGGCGGCAACATGTCCGTGATCCTGAAGGCGTTGCCGACGGAATTGATGGCCATCCTGGGCGGAGCCCTGGGCGCCTTCGTGGTGAACAACCAGCCCAAGGTGCTGAAGGCCACGATGTCCGCGCTGCCCACGCTGCTCAAGGGCAGCAAGTACACCAAGGCGCGGTACATGGAGCTGCTCGCGCTGCTCTACGACATCCTGCAGAAGGCCCGCAAGGAAGGCCTGATGTCGATTGAAAAGGACGTGGAGGAGCCGCAGAACTCGGCCCTCTTCAAGAAATACGCGACGGTGGGCAGCGACCACCACGTGGTCGAGTTCGTCACCGACTACCTGCGCATGATGGTCTCGGGCAACCTGAACGCCCACGAGATCGAGAGCCTGATGGACAGCGAGATCGACACCCACCACCACGAGGCGCACGCGCCCGCGGCGGCGATCGCGCGCCTTGCCGGCGCCCTGCCCGCCTTCGGCATCGTGGCCGCGGTGCTGGGCGTGGTGAACACCATGGGCTCGGTGGGCCAGCCGCCCGCCATCCTCGGCGGCATGATCGGCTCCGCACTCGTCGGCACCTTCCTCGGCATTCTTCTCGCCTACGCCGTCGCCGAGCCGCTCGCCGGCCTGATGGAGCAGAAGAACGACGAAGGCACGAAGGAGCTCCAGTGCATCAAGACGACGCTCCTGGCCAGCATGCAGGGCTACGCCCCGCAGGTCGCCGTCGAATTCGGCCGCAAGGTTCTCTACTCCACCGAGCGCCCGACCTTTGCTGAGCTCGAAGGCCACGTCAAAGGCAAGAAGTAATCATGGCCGGCGATAGCAAGAAGCTCCAACCGATCATCATCAAGCGCGTCAAGAAGGGCGGCCATGCGGCCCATGGCGGCGCGTGGAAGATCGCGTATGCCGACTTCGTGACCGCGATGATGGCGTTCTTCCTGCTCATGTGGCTGCTCGGCTCCACCACCGAGGGCGACAAGAAGGGCATCGCCGACTATTTCAACTCGCCGCTCCGGGTGGCGCTGCTCTCCGGTGGCAGCGGCTCGGGCGACTCGTCGCACGTGGTCAAGGGCGGCGGCACCGACCTCACCCGCTCGGGGGGCCAGGTCAAGCGCGGCGACATCGACACCACCCGCGCCACCATCAACCTCGCCGCCATGCGCGCCGAGCAGCGTGCCGGCGAGACGGGCAAGCTCGAGCAGGTCAAGGCGCACATCGAGAAGATGCTCACCGCCGAGGCCGAGCGCTTCGGCAACATGAAAAACCAGGTCAAGCTCGACATGACCGCCGACGGCCTGCGCATCCAGATCATCGACGAGGGCAACCGGCCGATGTTCGACAGCGGCAGCGCCGTCGTGAAGCCCTACATGCGCGAGCTGCTGCGCGACATCGGCTCCGTGCTCGCCGAGGTGCCCAACCGGCTCACGCTCGAGGGCCATACCGACGCCCAGCCCTTCGCCGCCGACCGCAACGGCCTGGGCTACGGCAACTGGGAGCTCTCGGCCGACCGCGCCAACGCCTCGCGCCGCGAGCTCACCGCTGGTGGCCTGCCGACCGACCGCATGCTGCGCGTGCAGGGCCTCGCCTCCAGCGTGCCCTTCGACAAGGAAGACCCCCTCGCGCCGAGCAACCGCCGCATCAGCATCATCGTGATGAACCGCGACGCCGAGGACCGCTTCTTCAACAAGGTGCCCCCGGCCGAAGAAACACCGACGAGTGCTCCAGCTGTGCCCAAAGTCGCAACTGAAGCTGCCGTCGCCCCCTCAATAACCAATCCGAACGCCCGATAACTGCGGCAGTAGCACTTGAGAGGTCCCGCCATGAGCAACCCTGACATGAAGTTCCTGATCGTCGACGACTTCTCGACCATGCGCCGCATCGTGCGCGGGTTGCTGAAGGAGCTCGGCTACAACAACGCCGAAGAAGCCGAAGACGGCGTGGCGGCCCTGAACCTGCTGAAGAACGCGAAGTTCGACTTCGTCGTCAGCGACATCAACATGCCCAACATGAACGGCTTCGAGCTGCTCGCCGCCATCAAGGCCGAAGCCAGCCTGAAGCACATTCCCGTGCTGATGGTCACCGCCGAAGCCCGCAAGGAAGACATCGTGCGCGCCGCCCAAGACGGCGCCGCCGGCTACATCGTCAAACCTTTCACCAAGGCCACCTTGGAGGAAAAGGTTCAAAAGATCATGCAAAAACTGGCCACAGCGGCCTGAGGAGGGGGGAACCCATGAAGATGGACGACAT
This genomic interval carries:
- the cheY gene encoding chemotaxis response regulator CheY, translating into MSNPDMKFLIVDDFSTMRRIVRGLLKELGYNNAEEAEDGVAALNLLKNAKFDFVVSDINMPNMNGFELLAAIKAEASLKHIPVLMVTAEARKEDIVRAAQDGAAGYIVKPFTKATLEEKVQKIMQKLATAA
- the motA gene encoding flagellar motor stator protein MotA; protein product: MIVLIGYGVALGCIFGAYIIHGGNMSVILKALPTELMAILGGALGAFVVNNQPKVLKATMSALPTLLKGSKYTKARYMELLALLYDILQKARKEGLMSIEKDVEEPQNSALFKKYATVGSDHHVVEFVTDYLRMMVSGNLNAHEIESLMDSEIDTHHHEAHAPAAAIARLAGALPAFGIVAAVLGVVNTMGSVGQPPAILGGMIGSALVGTFLGILLAYAVAEPLAGLMEQKNDEGTKELQCIKTTLLASMQGYAPQVAVEFGRKVLYSTERPTFAELEGHVKGKK
- the motB gene encoding flagellar motor protein MotB; protein product: MAGDSKKLQPIIIKRVKKGGHAAHGGAWKIAYADFVTAMMAFFLLMWLLGSTTEGDKKGIADYFNSPLRVALLSGGSGSGDSSHVVKGGGTDLTRSGGQVKRGDIDTTRATINLAAMRAEQRAGETGKLEQVKAHIEKMLTAEAERFGNMKNQVKLDMTADGLRIQIIDEGNRPMFDSGSAVVKPYMRELLRDIGSVLAEVPNRLTLEGHTDAQPFAADRNGLGYGNWELSADRANASRRELTAGGLPTDRMLRVQGLASSVPFDKEDPLAPSNRRISIIVMNRDAEDRFFNKVPPAEETPTSAPAVPKVATEAAVAPSITNPNAR